A window of the Myxococcales bacterium genome harbors these coding sequences:
- a CDS encoding DUF3418 domain-containing protein, producing the protein MPIVRDRRATTGPSIPVTSRKLFLRHALRPGEYKTTRAFLEHNRRISEQAQALRARARRSDLVVDEHALESFFDQRVGEGVYSGKTFEEWRSRAEAENPRLLMLTLDDVLLDEADALGPERYPDELTVGGARAAAGVPVRPGRGRPRRDPDRAAGRPAAARARGAGLDHPGLAPGVDRGAARRAAQGGAQGAVPAAGAGPRARGRAAAVRRAAAAVARARDLRAHRRAGAARRLGPARGAAVPGPVVPRRRRARQGARGRPRSGRAAAPSASAPASCGPRRRGRATSAPA; encoded by the coding sequence CTGCCCATCGTCCGCGACCGCAGGGCCACTACGGGCCCATCGATCCCGGTGACCTCGCGGAAGCTGTTCCTCCGCCACGCCCTCCGCCCCGGGGAGTACAAGACCACGCGCGCCTTCCTGGAGCACAACCGGCGGATCTCCGAGCAGGCCCAGGCGCTGCGGGCCCGGGCCCGGCGCAGCGATCTGGTGGTGGACGAGCATGCGCTGGAGAGCTTCTTCGATCAGCGCGTGGGCGAGGGCGTGTACAGCGGCAAGACCTTCGAGGAGTGGCGCAGCAGGGCCGAGGCAGAGAACCCTCGGCTGCTGATGCTCACCCTGGACGACGTGCTGCTGGACGAGGCCGACGCCCTCGGGCCGGAGCGCTACCCCGACGAGCTGACCGTCGGCGGGGCGCGCGCTGCCGCTGGCGTACCGGTTCGACCCGGCCGAGGACGACCACGGCGTGACCCCGACCGTGCCGCTGGGCGTCCTGCCGCAGCTCGAGCCCGAGGTGCTGGCCTGGACCATCCCGGCCTGGCACCTGGCGTTGATCGAGGCGCTGCTCGACGGGCTGCCCAAGGCGGTGCGCAAGGCGCTGTTCCCGCTGCCGGAGCTGGCCCACGCGCTCGCGGTCGAGCTGCCGCCGTTCGGCGGGCCGCTGCTGCCGTCGCTCGAGCGCGCGATCTACGAGCGCACCGGCGAGCGGGTGCCGCGCGACGCCTGGGACCAGCGCGCGGTGCCGCCGTACCTGGGCCTGTCGTTCCGCGTCGTCGACGAGCACGACAAGGTGCTCGCGGCCGGCCGCGATCTGGCCGAGCTGCAGCGCCCTCGGCCAGCGCGCCCGCGAGCTGTGGGCCAAGGCGCCGCGGGCGCGCCACGAGCGCGCCGGCCTGA